One window from the genome of Magnolia sinica isolate HGM2019 chromosome 4, MsV1, whole genome shotgun sequence encodes:
- the LOC131244299 gene encoding putative germin-like protein 9-2: protein MTVRDFPTLNGIGVLMGLLEFPERAVNVPHAHLRGAEILFVVDNALTVRLMDRKGMLRKNVLQKGYVFVFLPHYQQANPNSPSIDVHNLAIYQFRKSLIGRSHVRRDENHS from the exons ATGACTGTAAGGGATTTCCCGACACTTAATGGCATAGGGGTGTTGATGGGACTACTCGAATTCCCGGAGAGGGCCGTGAATGTGCCCCATGCACACCTGAGAGGGGCTGAGATCTTGTTCGTGGTTGACAACGCTCTGACCGTTAGATTGATGGATAGAAAGGGGATGTTGCGCAAGAACGTGCTACAAAAGGGCTATGTTTTTGTGTTCTTGCCTCACTACCAGCAGGCTAACCCAAACAGCCCTAGCATTGATGTACATAAT TTGGCGATCTACCAATTCAGGAAGTCTCTCATTGGTCGATCTCATGTAAGAAGAGATGAGAACCATAGTTAG